CCCGCACCGGTCCGCCATCAGCCGCAGCAGATCGCCCTCGCCCCAGGCCCGTACCGGGTCCAGCCCCAGCAGCACCCGCGGATCACGCGCGGCGAACAGCCGGTAACTGCGCAGGCTCGCCTCCCGGGACGTGGCGACGGGCCCGGCCAACCGGGCCGCCAGCAGGTGCGCGCGCAGCGCCGCGGTGCTCAACACACCCCGATGCTCCCCCCAACCCCGCCGGGACGACGTCAATTCCCCGATACGGCCCCACCGTTGGCGTAACGATGCTTCACCCGCCCCGTCAGGTCAGCATCCCCCGCAAGGGGAACACCGCCCGCCGCGTCGCCAGCACCGCCTGGTCGATCCGGTCCGCCGGGTCGTAACCCGCCTCCCACTCCCGCCACTCCACCGGCCGCCCGTCCGTCATCCGCGCCGGCGCCACCTGCCCCGTCCGCGCGTACGCCTCCTCCCGCCACGACGCCGGCACCGCCGTCTCCGGATCGACCGGCCGGTGCGCCGCGATCGCCACCAGATGGGTCCACGACCGCGGTACGACGTCCACCACCGCGTAGCCGCCCCCGCCCAGCGCCAGCCACTTCCCGTCCGCGTGCGCGTGCGCCAGGCCGTGACAGGCCTCCTGCACCGCCCGCTGGCCGTCCAGGGACACCGCCAGGTGCGCCAGCGGATCCTCCACGTGCGTGTCCGCCCCGTGCTGCGTCACCAGCACCTGCGGCCGGAAGTCCGCCAGCAGCTCCGGCACCGTCGCGTGGAACGCCCGCAGCCACCCCGCGTCCCCGGTCCCGGCCGGCAGCGCCACGTTCACCGCCGACCCCTCGGCCGCCGGCCCACCGGTCTCTTCCGGCCACCCGGTCTGCGGGAACAGCGTCCGCGGGTGCTCGTGCAGCGAGACGGTCAGCACCCGCGGATCGTCCCAGAAGGCCGCCTGCACCCCGTCGCCGTGGTGCACGTCCACGTCCACGTACGCGACCCGCTCGGCCCCCAGCTCCAGCAGCCGCGCCACCGCCAGCGCCGCGTCGTTGTACACGCAGAACCCGGCCGCCCCGCCCGGCATCGCGTGGTGCAGCCCGCCCGCGAAGTTCACCGCGTGCCCCGCCTCGCCGCGCCACACCGCCTCCGCGGCCGCCACCGACTGCCCCGCGATCAGGGCCGACGCCTCGTGCATCCCGCGGAAGGCCGGGTCGTCCACCGTCCCCAGCCCGTACGAGCCGTCGGCCGCCCCCGGATCCGCCGACACCGCCCGCACCGCGGCGACGTAGTCCTCCCGGTGCACCAGCCGCAGCGTCGAGTCACCCGCCGCCCGGCCCGCCCGCACCTCCACCGCCCGGTCCAGCCCGAAGGCCCGCACCAGGCTCATGGTCAGCGCCAGGCGCACCGGGTCCATCGGATGGTCCGGCCCGAAGTCATACCCCGTTACCGCCTCGTCCCACATCAACAACCCGCGGCCGCTCATGCCCGACACCGTATCGGGCGGGCCCGGAACCGAACGAGCGGGCGTACACCAGCGTCACCAGCACGAGCACCATCGGCACCAGCATCGCCCCCCGGTAGCTCCACGCGTCCCCGATCCCCCCGACCAGCGGGGAGCCGATCAGGAAGCCCACGTAGTTGAAGATGTTCAACCGGGCGATCGCCGTGTCCGACGCCCCGCCCGGGAAGAGCCGCCCCGCCGCCGCGAACGTCTGCGGCACGATCACGCACA
Above is a window of Streptomyces subrutilus DNA encoding:
- a CDS encoding acetoin utilization protein AcuC, with translation MSGRGLLMWDEAVTGYDFGPDHPMDPVRLALTMSLVRAFGLDRAVEVRAGRAAGDSTLRLVHREDYVAAVRAVSADPGAADGSYGLGTVDDPAFRGMHEASALIAGQSVAAAEAVWRGEAGHAVNFAGGLHHAMPGGAAGFCVYNDAALAVARLLELGAERVAYVDVDVHHGDGVQAAFWDDPRVLTVSLHEHPRTLFPQTGWPEETGGPAAEGSAVNVALPAGTGDAGWLRAFHATVPELLADFRPQVLVTQHGADTHVEDPLAHLAVSLDGQRAVQEACHGLAHAHADGKWLALGGGGYAVVDVVPRSWTHLVAIAAHRPVDPETAVPASWREEAYARTGQVAPARMTDGRPVEWREWEAGYDPADRIDQAVLATRRAVFPLRGMLT